From a single Halobacteriovorax sp. DA5 genomic region:
- a CDS encoding GDP-L-fucose synthase, with the protein MNKKDKILILGRTGLVGSSIVRKLEKEGYERILAPSRSELNLQDQNQVNKYFEKNDPHYVVLAAAKVGGILANDTYSADFIFENLTIQQNVIGAAAFKTQNLSKFIFLGSSCIYPKECSQPIKEDYLLTGPLEKTNEAYAIAKIAGLKLCQHIRKQYNKEFISLMPTNLYGVNDNYDLNNSHVIPGLIARLQNAIDNNESDFKVWGTGTPRREFLYVDDLADACIHILKHDDPNISDIINVGTGIDITIRELVNILTELMQYKGKVSYDSSKPDGTMLKRLDTTLINKYGWQPKVSLKEGLKIAIEFYRRDVLK; encoded by the coding sequence ATGAATAAAAAAGATAAAATACTTATACTAGGAAGAACTGGCTTAGTAGGGTCTTCAATTGTTAGAAAACTAGAAAAAGAAGGCTACGAAAGAATATTAGCACCATCACGAAGTGAATTAAATCTTCAAGATCAGAATCAAGTTAATAAATATTTTGAAAAAAATGATCCACATTACGTTGTACTTGCTGCTGCAAAAGTAGGAGGTATTTTAGCCAATGATACCTACAGTGCAGACTTTATATTTGAAAATTTAACAATACAGCAAAATGTAATTGGTGCAGCAGCTTTTAAAACCCAAAATTTAAGTAAGTTCATTTTTCTAGGTAGCTCATGTATTTATCCTAAAGAATGTTCGCAGCCAATAAAAGAAGATTATCTTCTTACTGGTCCACTTGAAAAAACAAATGAAGCATATGCAATAGCAAAGATCGCTGGTCTTAAACTATGTCAGCATATAAGAAAACAATACAATAAAGAATTTATCTCATTAATGCCTACAAACCTTTATGGAGTAAATGATAACTACGACTTAAACAATTCGCATGTAATACCTGGGCTAATTGCAAGATTACAAAATGCTATTGATAACAATGAATCTGATTTTAAGGTTTGGGGAACAGGTACTCCAAGACGTGAATTTTTATATGTCGATGATTTAGCAGATGCATGTATACATATTTTGAAACATGATGATCCTAATATTTCTGATATCATAAATGTTGGTACTGGTATTGATATTACAATTAGAGAATTAGTTAATATTTTAACAGAGCTTATGCAGTATAAAGGAAAAGTATCATATGATTCTTCAAAACCAGATGGAACAATGTTAAAACGACTAGATACAACTCTAATTAATAAGTATGGATGGCAACCGAAAGTAAGCTTGAAAGAAGGATTAAAAATTGCAATAGAATTTTACAGAAGAGATGTCTTAAAATAA
- a CDS encoding glycosyltransferase yields the protein MIYNFISEVRNGGAEKVVLKLHGAMRSAKHCDTRLIVLKGDGNVENGLVSLGASRFYSINSFLIFLSFVTKELKRGDVLHTHLTPCQLYTFLLYPLLKLKRIKLVTTVHSLNTRRDNTFFGRMFNKYLYRSFDKVLCVSSTVQIYLISRYSLKNTIVVINGVEKRFEKISKPKDSIKFLSLSRLHKVKQIDKVISYFGRINNSTSVLNIVGTGPEEKKLKDLVTNSNLKSIVFHGFSNNVDEHYSKNSVFIALSLHEGFGLSVLEAMSFGMPIIMSNIEIFKSLYSDYPKELFIDDFEGFKNAVSFIQDNFEDIQRCCLEYANKYSFENQMNLLMKIYKEE from the coding sequence ATGATTTACAACTTTATTTCTGAAGTCAGAAATGGTGGAGCAGAGAAGGTAGTTCTTAAATTGCATGGTGCGATGCGAAGTGCTAAGCATTGCGATACTAGGTTAATAGTTCTAAAGGGTGATGGGAATGTAGAAAATGGCCTCGTGTCACTTGGTGCAAGTAGGTTTTACTCTATAAATAGTTTCCTTATTTTTCTAAGCTTTGTTACAAAAGAATTAAAACGTGGGGATGTTTTGCATACGCACCTTACTCCATGTCAGCTTTATACATTTCTTCTTTATCCACTATTAAAGCTCAAGAGAATTAAGCTTGTTACAACAGTACATTCTTTGAATACTAGGAGGGATAATACCTTTTTTGGGCGTATGTTCAATAAGTACTTATATCGTAGTTTTGATAAGGTTTTATGTGTATCGAGTACAGTTCAAATATATTTGATTTCAAGATACAGCTTAAAGAATACCATTGTCGTAATTAATGGTGTTGAAAAAAGATTCGAAAAGATATCAAAACCTAAAGATAGTATTAAATTTTTATCATTATCAAGGCTTCATAAGGTTAAGCAAATAGATAAAGTGATAAGCTATTTTGGTCGAATTAATAATTCAACCTCTGTCTTAAATATTGTTGGAACGGGTCCCGAAGAGAAAAAATTAAAAGATTTAGTCACTAATTCAAATCTAAAAAGTATAGTTTTTCATGGATTTAGTAATAACGTAGATGAGCACTACTCAAAGAATAGTGTATTCATAGCTCTTTCTCTCCATGAGGGCTTTGGATTATCTGTATTAGAGGCAATGAGTTTTGGAATGCCTATAATAATGAGTAATATTGAGATTTTTAAAAGTTTATATAGCGACTATCCAAAGGAATTATTTATAGATGATTTTGAAGGATTTAAAAATGCGGTAAGTTTTATTCAGGATAACTTTGAAGATATTCAAAGGTGTTGTTTAGAATATGCTAATAAGTATTCTTTTGAAAACCAAATGAATTTATTAATGAAAATTTATAAAGAAGAATGA
- a CDS encoding O-antigen ligase, with the protein MRTIFTSKTYNLSYIVSLFFTLGFTVSLPFGPMPLYIYNFDLNHIFIIGLFSIAVLNIKKVDKNILKSFGIYSFLLLISVITSTKSYYSTINFLKFITLGTITFYLIYGFKKNKLIILFNYYIGIASSTLIILLRCLFNYGVHYRFTYSFAPIEFRQAIINNIPAVDPNITAYGLCLSSLALVDRLFSKNKRHRISYILSLFLFSTAIIITGSRSAFLAFIFSLIATILFQCKKTNNYKNIKYFIAFSFIASAILHSLGLMSMLIHKFSDYTNDASRIYYYKKLLLFVFSDLKSFLVGKGFQTMNPHNEYLRVIINSGLVGLIGATIFYKKVLNIISKKITYNTIAISVFTLIVILFYRHTKITWFAIYLLIHFSRTEDIPKTAKL; encoded by the coding sequence ATGAGAACAATTTTCACTTCAAAAACATATAATTTAAGTTATATCGTCTCATTATTTTTCACTCTAGGCTTCACGGTAAGTTTACCGTTTGGACCAATGCCTTTATATATTTACAACTTTGATTTAAATCATATTTTTATTATTGGCTTATTCTCAATTGCAGTATTAAATATAAAGAAAGTAGATAAAAATATTTTAAAGAGTTTTGGTATTTATTCTTTTTTATTATTAATAAGTGTAATAACATCCACTAAATCTTATTATTCCACAATAAACTTTCTAAAATTTATTACTTTAGGGACTATTACTTTTTACCTAATATACGGTTTTAAAAAAAATAAATTAATAATACTATTTAATTATTACATAGGGATTGCAAGCTCTACTCTTATTATATTATTACGATGCTTATTCAATTACGGTGTTCACTACAGGTTTACTTATAGTTTCGCACCTATTGAATTCCGTCAGGCAATAATTAATAACATACCTGCAGTTGACCCAAATATTACAGCATATGGCTTATGCCTATCATCTCTTGCATTAGTCGATAGACTTTTTTCTAAGAATAAAAGACACAGGATCAGCTATATCTTATCTTTATTTCTTTTTTCTACAGCCATAATTATCACAGGAAGTAGAAGTGCTTTCCTAGCATTTATTTTCAGTTTAATCGCCACCATTCTATTTCAATGTAAGAAGACAAATAACTATAAAAACATCAAGTATTTTATAGCCTTTAGTTTTATTGCATCTGCTATACTCCACTCTTTAGGACTAATGAGTATGCTAATACATAAGTTTTCAGATTATACTAATGATGCTAGTAGAATTTATTATTATAAGAAGTTACTTTTATTTGTTTTCTCAGATCTTAAATCATTTTTAGTTGGGAAAGGTTTTCAAACCATGAATCCTCATAACGAGTATCTTAGGGTTATAATAAACTCCGGGCTAGTTGGATTAATAGGTGCGACGATATTTTATAAAAAAGTACTAAATATAATTTCTAAAAAGATTACTTACAATACAATTGCTATTTCTGTCTTCACTTTAATTGTAATACTATTTTATAGGCATACTAAGATTACTTGGTTTGCTATATACTTATTAATTCACTTTTCAAGAACCGAAGATATTCCTAAAACAGCTAAACTATAG
- a CDS encoding O-antigen ligase, translated as MNYLIFSSIIFTTLGIFFSPSVLGIGDILLLIPLVFSIFWARKNKVKLPLPNIFLLVTFAIAVIIAFIVIDDKIIALKSIKKARYFLIGGLSYLPFMYFFKEGKGLLEKARKYYLPFVLVCFTLSIGYGIYQAIIQHGFVISKLLSIRLAAAVDITKFAYISSFLTSLLTSLLLLGNLDKRNRFCGILVACLGVFGVLAAKTRGALLSLLISLSSTIYFKSKKLALVLFCSFFVLIGIMFALQGSKYEKSFRMVTLMNKSTQHRIALYEAGLAVFKERPLTGFGYGQSINEIGRVAKENKIENLFYVLRTHHTFLDVAADIGVFGLLAFSGWFFSWAFITLTSTSVFTKSTLALVVNAFICAQFDVFNQTNLFAFILLVFNLSIVTHNLEKEKASKNA; from the coding sequence ATGAACTATCTTATATTTAGCAGTATTATCTTTACGACATTAGGAATTTTCTTTTCACCATCAGTACTGGGAATTGGGGATATCTTATTATTAATCCCCCTTGTTTTTTCAATTTTTTGGGCAAGAAAGAATAAAGTAAAATTACCTTTGCCTAATATTTTCTTATTAGTGACATTTGCTATTGCTGTAATAATCGCTTTCATTGTTATTGATGATAAGATTATAGCACTAAAGTCGATTAAAAAAGCACGCTACTTTTTGATAGGGGGCTTAAGTTACCTTCCATTTATGTACTTTTTTAAGGAAGGCAAAGGCTTACTTGAAAAGGCCAGAAAATATTATTTACCATTTGTATTAGTGTGCTTCACGTTGTCAATTGGATATGGAATATATCAAGCTATAATTCAACACGGCTTTGTGATCTCAAAATTATTAAGTATAAGATTAGCGGCGGCTGTCGATATTACTAAATTTGCATATATAAGTTCATTTTTAACTAGCTTACTTACTTCTCTTTTATTACTAGGAAACTTGGATAAGCGTAATAGATTTTGTGGTATTTTAGTTGCTTGTCTAGGTGTATTTGGCGTGTTGGCAGCAAAAACGAGAGGTGCATTGCTGTCACTTCTTATAAGTTTAAGCTCAACGATATATTTCAAAAGTAAGAAGCTGGCCCTAGTTCTATTCTGCTCTTTCTTTGTCTTAATCGGAATTATGTTCGCTCTGCAAGGTTCAAAGTATGAAAAGTCATTTCGTATGGTGACTCTAATGAATAAGTCTACACAGCATCGAATTGCACTATATGAAGCAGGACTTGCAGTATTTAAAGAGCGACCGCTAACTGGCTTTGGCTATGGACAATCAATTAATGAAATTGGAAGAGTTGCAAAAGAAAATAAGATAGAAAACCTTTTCTATGTATTAAGAACACATCATACCTTTTTAGATGTAGCTGCAGATATTGGAGTTTTTGGATTACTTGCGTTCTCAGGTTGGTTCTTTTCATGGGCTTTTATAACTTTAACAAGTACATCCGTTTTTACAAAGTCCACACTAGCTCTTGTTGTGAATGCTTTTATTTGTGCTCAGTTCGATGTTTTTAATCAGACGAATTTATTTGCTTTTATACTATTAGTTTTTAACTTAAGCATTGTGACTCATAATTTAGAAAAAGAAAAAGCGAGTAAAAATGCATAA
- a CDS encoding glycosyltransferase family 4 protein, producing MKKIIITANSSWYIYNFRLSTIRYLQERNYKIIVLAPQDEYSSKLKKYGCTFSNLYVHTGGVSPLRDSFTVMSYLYFFLIYSPFCVLTFTPKATIYTSLITRLIKTPTIVNISGLGRSFNSDNFLTKIVTTLYKISLKDVVACFFQNNEDKSFFLENELISINQAYKISGSGVDLKKFRFSPVDFEKPLRFLFCGRLLKSKGVLVLKAAAEILKREFGEDLQFDVLGIYSSGDDAISKEEVASWDKDVNLRYLGVSDSVKDIVKDYHFVVLPTLYREGVPRSLIEASALGKVLIATNNVGCTDVVKESINGYLCEKNSIDSLVDAIKKTLDLSPNSYLEMAKESRLLAESKFDEQEILKMYYSVIESIV from the coding sequence ATGAAAAAAATAATAATAACAGCGAATAGCTCTTGGTACATATATAATTTCAGATTATCAACGATAAGATATCTTCAGGAAAGAAATTATAAAATTATAGTTCTAGCTCCTCAGGATGAATATAGTTCAAAGCTCAAAAAATATGGTTGTACGTTTAGTAACTTATATGTTCATACAGGAGGTGTATCGCCATTAAGAGACTCCTTTACTGTAATGTCTTATTTATATTTTTTTCTAATTTATAGTCCATTTTGTGTCTTAACTTTTACTCCTAAGGCTACAATTTATACTTCATTAATAACTAGGCTAATAAAAACTCCTACTATAGTTAACATATCGGGTTTAGGTAGATCCTTTAACTCTGATAATTTCTTAACAAAAATTGTAACTACTCTGTATAAAATTTCCTTAAAGGATGTCGTTGCATGCTTTTTTCAAAATAATGAGGATAAGTCGTTTTTTTTAGAAAATGAATTAATCAGCATTAATCAAGCTTACAAAATTTCAGGATCAGGTGTAGATTTAAAAAAATTTAGATTTAGCCCAGTTGACTTTGAAAAGCCTTTGCGTTTTCTATTCTGTGGCCGTTTATTAAAATCAAAAGGTGTACTTGTTTTAAAAGCTGCTGCAGAAATATTGAAAAGGGAATTCGGCGAAGACTTGCAGTTTGATGTTCTTGGAATTTACTCAAGTGGAGATGATGCAATTTCTAAAGAAGAGGTTGCTAGTTGGGATAAGGATGTGAATTTGAGGTATTTAGGTGTATCTGATTCAGTAAAGGATATCGTTAAAGATTATCATTTCGTTGTTTTACCTACCTTATATAGAGAAGGTGTTCCAAGATCTTTAATAGAAGCATCTGCATTAGGTAAAGTCTTAATTGCAACTAATAACGTAGGATGTACAGATGTTGTTAAAGAGAGCATAAATGGCTACCTATGTGAAAAAAATAGTATAGATAGCCTAGTAGATGCAATTAAAAAGACTCTTGATTTATCTCCAAATAGTTATTTAGAAATGGCAAAGGAGTCTAGGCTCCTAGCAGAGTCAAAGTTTGATGAACAGGAGATTTTGAAAATGTACTATAGTGTTATAGAGTCTATAGTTTAG
- the gmd gene encoding GDP-mannose 4,6-dehydratase, with amino-acid sequence MKKALITGVTGQDGSYLAKLLLKKGYEVHGIKRRSSSFNTQRVDSIFQDPHEENVRFFMHYGDLSDSTNIIRIIQEVQPDEIYNLGAMSHVRVSFDTPEYVANVDAVGTLRILEAIRILKLEEKTKIYQASTSELYGLVQETPQKETTPFYPRSPYAVAKLYGYWITVNYREAYNMYACNGILFNHESPERGETFVTRKITRAVSRIALGLQDTVYLGNLDAKRDWGHAEDYVEAMYLMLQQDKPEDFVIATGVTTRIRDFLILAFREVGIEIYFEGKGENEIAKVKECKNSKYQVSKDQVIVKIDPRYYRPTEVSLLLGDATKAQEKLNWKPKHDLNSIIKDMMRSDIDLFTKDKLLNDNGYDILNYHE; translated from the coding sequence ATGAAAAAAGCGCTAATCACAGGTGTAACTGGCCAAGATGGATCATATTTAGCAAAATTACTTTTAAAAAAAGGTTATGAAGTACATGGCATTAAAAGAAGAAGCTCTAGTTTTAACACACAAAGAGTTGATTCAATCTTTCAAGACCCACACGAAGAAAATGTTCGTTTCTTTATGCACTACGGCGATTTATCTGACTCAACTAACATAATTAGAATAATTCAAGAGGTTCAACCTGATGAAATATATAACTTAGGCGCAATGTCTCATGTAAGAGTCTCTTTTGATACACCAGAATACGTTGCAAATGTTGATGCTGTTGGAACATTAAGAATTCTAGAAGCGATTCGAATTTTAAAACTAGAAGAAAAAACAAAAATATACCAGGCTTCAACAAGTGAACTATATGGACTTGTCCAGGAAACACCACAAAAAGAAACAACTCCATTTTATCCAAGATCACCATATGCAGTTGCAAAACTCTATGGTTATTGGATTACTGTGAATTATAGAGAAGCATACAACATGTACGCTTGTAATGGGATTCTATTTAACCACGAGTCTCCTGAAAGAGGTGAAACCTTTGTAACCAGGAAAATTACCAGAGCAGTCAGTAGAATTGCACTAGGATTACAGGATACAGTATATCTAGGTAATCTAGATGCTAAAAGAGATTGGGGCCATGCCGAAGACTATGTTGAAGCAATGTATCTTATGCTTCAGCAAGATAAACCGGAAGACTTTGTTATTGCTACTGGAGTAACTACTAGGATTAGAGACTTTCTTATCTTAGCATTCAGAGAAGTTGGCATTGAAATATACTTTGAAGGTAAGGGCGAAAATGAAATTGCTAAAGTTAAAGAATGTAAAAATTCAAAATACCAAGTTAGCAAAGACCAAGTTATAGTAAAAATTGATCCAAGGTACTATAGGCCAACAGAAGTCAGCCTATTACTTGGTGACGCTACGAAGGCACAAGAAAAATTAAACTGGAAGCCAAAACACGATTTAAATTCAATAATTAAGGATATGATGAGATCTGATATCGACCTTTTTACTAAAGACAAACTATTAAATGATAATGGTTATGATATTCTGAACTATCACGAGTAA
- a CDS encoding helix-turn-helix domain-containing protein, translating into MSYDNLDLEFFEYAKTAIKQNDYYDIDLKALRKSLGLKQTDLIGIDQPDVSKIESRLDLKLSTLNKYAKACGLEMEIVFKAKNSGKLVQ; encoded by the coding sequence ATGAGTTATGACAACTTAGACCTCGAGTTTTTTGAGTATGCCAAGACGGCCATCAAACAAAACGATTACTATGACATTGACCTAAAGGCCTTAAGAAAATCACTCGGTTTGAAACAAACTGATCTTATTGGTATTGATCAGCCGGATGTTTCAAAAATTGAAAGTCGCCTTGATTTAAAATTATCGACTTTAAATAAGTATGCCAAGGCGTGTGGGCTTGAGATGGAGATCGTATTTAAGGCTAAAAACTCTGGAAAATTGGTGCAATAA
- a CDS encoding polyprenol monophosphomannose synthase: MEKSVNQLPWNKSLIIIPTYNEIMNIERMIDTIFEKYPEVSLLIIEDGSPDGTADIVKKKMEKNSNLHIIERKGKLGLGTAYITGFKWALEREYDFVFEMDCDFSHDPDSVKDLLAAAQENDLVIGSRYIDGIRIINWPFRRLLLSYCASIYTRFMTGIPVQDTTGGFKCFTRKALSSLNLDGIISNGYIFQLELNYKVWAKGLSVKEVPIIFYERRDGQSKMGGGIIFEAFFNVINLRLRKIFGIL, from the coding sequence ATGGAGAAATCAGTGAATCAACTGCCTTGGAACAAGTCGTTAATTATCATTCCTACTTATAATGAAATCATGAATATCGAGCGCATGATCGATACTATCTTTGAAAAATACCCAGAGGTATCTCTACTTATTATTGAAGATGGCTCACCAGATGGAACGGCCGATATCGTGAAGAAGAAAATGGAAAAAAATTCAAATCTTCACATTATTGAAAGAAAAGGAAAGCTTGGTCTAGGAACTGCATATATCACAGGGTTTAAGTGGGCGCTTGAAAGAGAGTACGATTTTGTCTTTGAAATGGACTGTGATTTTTCTCATGATCCTGATTCAGTAAAAGATCTTTTAGCTGCTGCTCAAGAAAATGATCTTGTCATCGGTTCACGCTATATTGATGGAATTAGAATTATCAATTGGCCATTTAGAAGACTATTACTATCATACTGTGCTTCAATTTATACGAGATTCATGACAGGTATTCCTGTTCAAGATACGACTGGTGGATTTAAGTGTTTTACACGAAAAGCTCTATCATCTCTAAATCTAGATGGAATAATTTCTAATGGATATATCTTTCAACTAGAGCTTAATTATAAGGTTTGGGCAAAAGGTCTTTCAGTAAAAGAAGTTCCAATCATTTTTTATGAACGTCGTGATGGACAATCAAAGATGGGTGGAGGAATTATTTTTGAAGCTTTCTTTAACGTTATTAATTTAAGACTTAGAAAGATTTTTGGTATTTTATAA
- a CDS encoding glycosyltransferase family 1 protein translates to MHNIIIDLERLKDFHSGLGQFSHHLYKNISAMTKASYLIDRSSADLFSKDDTLFYTNPLQKLGLFLPKAKVWHSTHQDSSYFPYSKKQKTILTVHDLNYIHQRVHRKNKVESYMKYIEKKLKYTDVLTFISESTKKDFEKYFDISNIENHIIYNGLTLDLSSEPKKPDFNFEGDFLFTISKLLPKKNIHAIYPLIEANPDLKLIIAGDNSTGYASELVERAKELGISDRVFLIGKVSEGEKSWLYENCKAFFMTSLLEGFGLPVLEAQYFNKPVFISNKTSLPEIGGDAAIAFESFDSDSMQNLYKSTMETFDASTWEAKCRENLNRFSWELSAQKYIELYK, encoded by the coding sequence ATGCATAACATAATCATCGATTTAGAAAGACTTAAAGATTTCCACTCAGGCCTTGGGCAATTCTCGCATCATTTATATAAGAATATTTCGGCCATGACTAAAGCGAGCTATCTGATTGATCGCTCTAGCGCTGATTTGTTTTCAAAGGATGACACTCTTTTTTATACAAATCCTTTACAAAAACTTGGGTTGTTTCTGCCGAAAGCTAAGGTGTGGCATTCGACTCATCAGGATTCATCATATTTTCCTTATAGTAAGAAGCAGAAGACGATCTTAACTGTTCATGATTTAAATTATATTCATCAAAGAGTTCACCGAAAAAATAAGGTGGAGTCTTACATGAAGTATATTGAAAAAAAATTGAAGTATACGGACGTTCTGACTTTTATTTCTGAAAGTACAAAGAAAGATTTTGAAAAGTATTTTGATATATCGAATATTGAAAATCATATAATTTACAATGGGCTTACACTCGATTTAAGTTCTGAGCCGAAGAAGCCTGATTTCAATTTTGAAGGTGATTTTTTATTCACCATTTCTAAGCTTCTGCCAAAGAAGAATATTCACGCTATCTATCCACTAATCGAAGCTAATCCTGATTTAAAGCTTATTATCGCAGGTGATAATTCAACTGGGTATGCAAGTGAGCTAGTTGAAAGAGCAAAAGAGTTAGGTATCTCTGATCGTGTATTTCTAATCGGAAAAGTTTCAGAAGGTGAAAAATCTTGGTTATATGAGAATTGCAAGGCTTTTTTTATGACAAGTCTTCTGGAGGGATTTGGCCTTCCTGTTCTTGAAGCTCAGTATTTCAATAAACCAGTATTTATAAGTAATAAGACTTCTCTTCCAGAAATTGGTGGTGATGCAGCTATTGCTTTTGAATCATTCGATTCTGATTCGATGCAGAATTTATACAAGTCTACAATGGAGACGTTTGACGCTAGTACTTGGGAAGCCAAGTGTAGAGAGAACTTGAATAGATTTTCTTGGGAATTAAGCGCACAAAAGTATATCGAATTATATAAGTAA
- a CDS encoding UTP--glucose-1-phosphate uridylyltransferase produces MNLKEFIKNPIELEYFEGLLSQLNEKAEQLIIATPENDTGVYPTAIAPRKLLRDELPFHSYEDIKQRYSTKEVVDCTLWLRKMHGGLGSSLDRSDYLKKYGRSIPGSKSTDLYIETEQFGAISLAEAQIIQASKKASSFRKVVLQDLVNNDVKPILDEMWKKYEHLLNDNFSRLDSVIQQKLPTIKDGRLSLERLAPAGHGIFGYEVFKGPRPEGENIIACIGNGEDLSSTPDRAIVNWMLTENIPVVMVTTTKTERDMKGGQIALKVEGGKTYLTIVEKAQAEQAGQLEYFEKLGLREEDEDAFFNTNLVLVNFNALADCKIALPDLIENQKGEFVQLEGAMGSVLLNSDKNYRKSGKMLVHILNVNKENRTKFFNPIKKMDDFNYIKKEMKLNENNFHFKNI; encoded by the coding sequence ATGAATTTAAAAGAATTTATCAAAAATCCAATTGAACTTGAATATTTCGAAGGTTTGCTTTCTCAATTAAACGAGAAAGCTGAACAGCTTATAATTGCTACCCCAGAAAATGACACAGGAGTCTACCCTACTGCGATAGCTCCAAGAAAACTTCTACGAGATGAACTTCCTTTTCATTCATATGAAGATATCAAACAACGCTACTCTACAAAGGAAGTCGTTGACTGCACACTTTGGCTAAGAAAGATGCATGGTGGGCTTGGCTCAAGCCTTGATCGTTCGGACTACTTAAAAAAGTATGGCCGTTCAATTCCTGGTTCAAAATCTACTGACCTCTATATTGAGACAGAGCAATTCGGTGCAATTAGCTTAGCAGAAGCTCAAATCATTCAAGCATCTAAGAAAGCAAGTTCATTTAGAAAAGTGGTCCTACAGGACCTCGTTAATAATGATGTGAAACCAATCCTCGATGAAATGTGGAAAAAATATGAACATCTTCTAAATGATAACTTCTCTCGTCTCGACTCTGTCATTCAACAAAAGCTTCCTACCATTAAAGATGGCAGGCTTTCACTCGAACGCCTTGCTCCTGCTGGCCACGGTATTTTTGGTTATGAAGTCTTTAAAGGTCCTCGTCCTGAAGGCGAAAATATTATTGCCTGTATTGGAAATGGAGAAGATCTTAGTTCTACTCCAGATCGTGCCATCGTTAATTGGATGCTCACAGAGAATATTCCAGTTGTTATGGTTACAACGACTAAGACTGAACGAGATATGAAAGGTGGTCAAATTGCATTAAAAGTTGAAGGTGGAAAAACTTATCTTACTATCGTAGAGAAAGCTCAAGCCGAACAAGCTGGCCAACTAGAGTATTTTGAAAAGCTTGGTCTGCGCGAAGAAGACGAAGATGCATTTTTTAATACGAATTTAGTACTCGTGAACTTCAATGCTCTTGCTGATTGTAAAATTGCACTTCCCGATTTGATTGAGAATCAAAAAGGTGAGTTTGTTCAACTTGAAGGAGCGATGGGATCAGTTCTCTTGAACTCAGATAAAAACTATAGAAAAAGTGGAAAGATGTTGGTTCACATTCTTAATGTTAACAAAGAGAATAGAACGAAGTTTTTCAATCCTATAAAAAAAATGGATGATTTTAACTACATAAAGAAAGAAATGAAACTAAATGAGAACAATTTTCACTTCAAAAACATATAA